Proteins encoded within one genomic window of Pygocentrus nattereri isolate fPygNat1 chromosome 11, fPygNat1.pri, whole genome shotgun sequence:
- the LOC108428818 gene encoding cytosolic 5'-nucleotidase 1A, translating to MDPDVQESAETQQSGSALVTAVSCHDIFDLSACQTDSSPLAKGAAFSFINAVQAVNQRLVKHNANEMLRFEVILLGKDCEEQIKSKIFDSAKHYGLKIGKFYFCSRGEFVRTLQANNAKLFLSTDRDDVYGALKAGVPAALLCQQADQQVQEQLKVLFSGDLIGLSEDVIDGLKDFGFSAVQIQNFKAAKGCIQEFAALIGEMRKRFGCKDSPLQTILITVLGSRDVCATALKTLRGWGLDVDEAFCLAGAPRNPILTTIQPHILWDDGLHNMKGVLPLMDMSS from the exons ATGGATCCAGACGTGCAGGAGAGCGCGGAGACCCAGCAG AGTGGCTCTGCATTAGTGACTGCGGTGTCCTGCCATGACATTTTTGACCTGAGTGCCTGCCAAACAGATTCCAGTCCACTGGCAAAAGGTGCAGCCTTCTCCTTCATCAAT GCTGTGCAAGCAGTCAATCAAAGACTTGTGAAGCATAATGCAAACGAGATGTTGCGGTTTGAGGTGATCCTGCTTGGAAAAGACTGTGAAgagcaaatcaaatcaaagatATTTGATAGTGCAAAACATTACG GTTTAAAGATTGGCAAATTTTACTTCTGCTCCAGAGGGGAATTTGTAAGGACACTGCAAGCAAACAATGCAAAGTTGTTCCTGTCAACAGATAGAGATGATGTTTATGGTGCCCTAAAAGCAG GTGTTCCTGCTGCTTTGTTGTGCCAGCAGGCAGACCAGCAGGTCCAGGAGCAGCTGAAGGTGCTCTTCTCAGGAGATCTCATTGGCCTTTCAGAAGATGTCATAGACGGTCTTAAAGATTTTGGCTTCAGTGCTGTCCAGATACAGAACTTCAAAGCAGCAAAG GGTTGCATTCAAGAATTTGCAGCGCTGATTGGTGAGATGAGGAAAAGGTTTGGGTGTAAAGACAGCCCTCTCCAGACCATCCTCATCACAGTGTTGGGATCCAGAGATGTCTGTGCCACAGCGCTGAAGACCCTCCGAGGCTGGGGCCTGGATGTAGATGAAGCCTTCTGCCTGGCTGGAGCCCCTCGCAACCCCATCCTAACCACAATACAACCCCATATACTGTGGGATGATGGACTGCATAATATGAAGGGTGTGTTACCTCTTATGGATATGAGCAGTTAA